Part of the Niallia alba genome is shown below.
ATTATTTTAAAATCACGATGCCATCAATTATCAACCATGGTACGTGGACACTCGGCGATACACTATTTTTCTGGCTGTATGCGTCGATGGGTACAAATCAAACAGCCGCTATTTCGATGATTGATCCGATTATTTTTATTTTCACCTGTATATTTACTGGAATAAGTGATGCCTCAGCGGTAATGATTGGAAACCAGCTTGGAGCAAATGATAAGAAAGGGGCATTTCAGTATGCTAAGAATTTCATCCGGATTACAACGGGTACCTCTGTTGTCGTTGGAATTCTAATTCTGATTGCGCTGCCACATGTATTATCTCTTTATCAACTTACCCCAGAAGTAGAACAACTTGTTTACGGAATTATATTTGTATATATTCCCTATTCGCTTGCGAAAAATTTAAATTATATTAACAATGTAGGCATTCTTCGTGCCGGTGGAGATACAAAATACGTGATGTGGTTAGATACGATCGGCGTGTGGCTCATAGGTCTGCCACTTGCGGCATTAGGCGTATACTTCCAGCTACCTTTGTTTGCTGTCTATGCACTTGCTAACTCCCATGATTTTATTCGAGCTTTCTTGGGAATAAAAAGAACTTATACGAAAAAATGGATTCGCAATATCGTTGAAGGGTAAAGAGTGTAAAAAAGAGGAGGAGTTACGATGAAAAAAGTAGAGTTTATCGAAGAGTTAGAGAATCGCATACTGCCATTTTGGTTGAATTTAGTAGATAAGGAGAATGGCGGTTTTTATGGAGTCGTTGATTACAATCTCAAGATTCATCCTGAAGCCCATAAAGGAGGCGTTTTAGGTGCTAGAAACTTGTGGACCTTTTCCGCTGCATATCAGTACAAACAAGACCCAGCCTATTTAGAAGCAGCCCATCATGCCTATGAATTTTTGAAAAATAAGCTTTGGGATCATGAAAATGGTGGCATCTATTGGATCGTTGATTATAAAGGCAATCCTGTTCTTTCATCAAAACACGTTTATGCACAAAGCTTTGCACTGTATGGCTTAAGTGAGTATTATAAGGTGTCTAAAGATATGGAAGTATTAGCATTAGCACAAAAATTGTTTTACCTCATTGAAAATATTTGCTATTCTGAAGCCTTGAATGGGTATCTGGAAGAGTTTCATGCCGATTGGACGAAGAAGGAAAATGTTTTATTAAATGAAGGTGCGGAGGCTGCTTTTACAACAAATAGCCATTTGCATATTATCGAAGCTTATACGACACTCTATCAAATTTGGCCTGACGAAAAGCTATTAAGTAAAATCGATAATCTATTAACCCTTTTCCATACTCATATTTTCGACCATGAAAAGCATTATTGCCAAGCTGCCTTTGATCCAAATTGGAATAGCATTAAGGATACTTTCTCATTTGGCCACGATATTGAAACGAGCTGGCTTTTAACAGAAGCTTTAACAGTAACAAAGCTTGATCGTCCCGAGATCGTGGAAATAAATAAGCTTATGGCACTTGAGGTTGCAAGAGAGGGACTCGCAGATGATGGATCCCTAATGGATTACAAGGCAAATGATTTCATTCACCCTACAAGAGTCTGGTGGGGCCAAGCCGAAGCAGTAATCGGCTTCCACAACGCCTATGAATTAACGAATATTCCAAACTATTTAATGTATAGTGAAGATGTATGGAAATACATTCAAGCATCTATCCATGATCAGCGCGAAGGTGGAGAATGGTACTCCCGCATTGATGCAAATGGTGAAGTTATTTCTTCCCTGCGTGATACTAAATACTATTCACAAGAAAACATCGTCGATTCATGGAAATGCCCATACCATAATGCTCGAATGTGCTTAGAAATGATTAAACGTTTAACTGATTAAAAGGAAAGAGGTTGGGAAATAAGTATTCCAGTCATAGATAAACCCGAACAACTATCAAATAATCCTAAATGATTGTTCGGGTTTTATTAGTTTTATAAAAGGCTGTTTCAGTACAGTTAGTGTTAATATCCGCAGCCTGAATACACTTCGCTTTCCATGGGGCGAGCGCCGAGCCGCTTCGGCCTATGGCCTGCAGGGTCTCGGACTTTCTCGCAGCTCCCATAGGAGTCTACGTGTATTCAGGCTGCTCCATATTTCCTACTAATTCATTTTTTCTAAAAAAACAATATTTTTTAGGGAATTGCCTTTAAAAACAGAGTGGAATGGAGCGGAAGACACTCGACTCCTGCGGGAAGTAGAGCAATCTTTAGACCCCACAGGCTTTAGCCGAGGAGGCTTAGGTTGCTCCCCGCGGAAAGCGAGTTTCTGTAGCGCAATGGAACGAATTAGTTTTTACACTTGACTATATTTAAAAACATAAATAACCATTGTATAAAAGGAACCTTTATTTAAGTGATAAATTAGAGATTGTTCGTCTTTACAGATTGGCTATCTAGTTTTGTCCCAGCCTCTTATCTTCTATCCTTTTAGCACCTCGTCAATCGCAGCAAGTTCTTCTTCGCTAAAGTGAATGTTGTCCAATGCCTTCACGTTGTCTTCAATTTGGCTTACTTTACTCGCCCCTATTAGAACGCTTGTTACAATGCCATCGCGTAAAATCCAGGCAACAGCCATTTCCGCAAGTGTTTGCCCTCTTTCTTTGGCAATATGGTTTAATGCTTTCACTTTACCAATTGTCTGGTTAACATTTTCTTTATGTAGCCATAATCCCGTTTCTCGGTTTGCACGAGAATCTTCAGGAATGCCATTTAGATAACGATCTGTCAATAACCCTTGTGCAAGCGGACTGAAAGCAATTGCCCCGAGCTGTTTTTCCACCAGTACATCCTTCAAACCATCTTCAATCCAGCGATTAAACATGCTATAGGACGGCTGATGAATAATGAATGGCGTTTTTTTCGCTGCAAAAATTTCAGCAATCTCCCTAGTTTGCTCTGGCGAATAGTTCGAAACGCCAACATATAGAGCCTTTCCTTGACGTACCAATAAATCCAATGCTTCCGCAGTCTCCTCTAAAGGTGTTTCCTTGTCAGGACGATGATGATAATAAATATCGACATAATCAAGTCCCATTCGCTTTAAGCTTTGGTCAAGACTAGCGACTAAATACTTTTTCGAGCCACCATCCCCATAAGGACCAGCCCACATCCCATAACCTGCTTTTGTAGAAATAATCAGTTCATCGCGATACGGCTTTAAATCTCTTTCCAAAATCTTCGCAAAGTTTTCTTCCGCACTACCAGCAGGGGGCCCATAGTTATTCGCCAAGTCAAAATGCGTAATCCCTAAGTCAAACGCTCTTCTCACAAGGGCACGCCCATTCTCAAACAAATCAACATCCCCAAAATTATGCCATAACCCTAAAGACAACGCCGATAATTTCAACCCACTTTTCCCAACACGATTATACAACATCTTCTCATATCTATTTTCGTCTGCAATATACATAATGTATCCCTCTTCTCAAATTATTTAACTGCTACTTTTTGAAAAAAAAATAACAAAGTGGACTAACGATTTATTCGAATTCAGGCAGATCATTTGGTGGTTAGTCCCACTTCGGCGGAACCGTGCCAGTTTGTTTGTGAGCTTAGCAGTTTTATATGCGCATTTTCCTAGTTTAATTGTAGGTTTGGCGCTTTTATTTGCGACTTTGGCACTTTTTCTTGCGACTTTCACCACTTTACTTGCGACTCCGACACTTTACTTGCGACTTTCACCACTTTACTTGCGACTCCGGCACTTTTTCTTGCGACTTTCTCAACTTTACTTGCGACTTCGGCACTTTTTCTTGCGATCCCTACTTCCCAAAAGCAAGCTCATAATTATAAACAGCACCAATTAAATTAGCGTCGTTTTGAAACTCGCAAATAGCTACTTCCGGGATAAATGGGGCAATTTTTGCACTTTCTACTACTTTTGCTAGATGAGCGTTGAGCTCGTCAAGTAGTCCTTCTTTACTGGAGACGCCGCCGCCAATAATGATTTTCTCTGGATCAAAGCTGTACTGCAGATTATAGATGCCTATTGCTAAGTAGTGATAGAACGTTTCAACCTCTTCTTTTGCGATTTCATCTCCTTGTTCTGCGAGTTCAAATACTTCCTTGCCGCTTAATTCGTTTTCTAATTCCATTCGTTTAGAATAGCGTTTTGCCATATTCACTGCGGTGCCTAGATCACTGAACGTTTTATCTTCTTTAAGGAGCATGTAGCCAAATTCACCGCCAAATAGATGTTTTCCGTGGCGGACTTTACCATCAACGATAACAGCGCCTCCTATTCCTGAACCAATCACAACAAATAGCACATTTTGCAGTCCTTTTGCTGCACCTCTCCATACTTCCGCAAGCCCAGCACAATTGGCATCATTTTCCATTGAAACCGGGCAGCCAAATAGCTCCTCTAACTCGAAAAAAACCGGAAAGTGGTGGATATAAGGAACGGCACTTGCCCCTTCAATCACACCTTTACTCTGATTCACAGCGCCTGGAGCACTGAATGCAACGCCGTCAATTGTGTATTTTGCGTCTATCTTTCCTTTTAACTGAACCATTTCTTGTTTCATTTCATCCCAAGTTTTTGGAGTGACAAAAGAGCCTTTATCCACTAGCTGTTCTTTTTCCCATACAGCAAACTTCACGGAAGACCCGCCTATATCCATTACTAATAAAGACATATGAACACCTCCTCATGTGTGCGCTTTCACTCTTATTATATGCTTTAAGAAAAGACCATCGCAAAAGATAAGCGATGATCTTCTTACTAATTATTCAATCCCATTATTAGCACTTACTTCTTTAATCCAATGTCCAGACTTCTTAATTGTTTTCACCTGTGTATGAATATTATTTGAAATAAATCCATAACGGTTGCGGTAGGCATTCATCCAGCTCCAGCAATCGATTGGCGTCCATAAATGGTAACCGTAGCAATTAGAGCCTTCCTCGATTCCTTTATGAACCCATTCTAAATGCTCTTGAATAAATTCGATTCGGTAATCATCCTCGATCACGCCTTCTTCATTTAAGAAGCGATCTTCTCGAGAAACACCCATGCCGTTTTCCGACACGAACCATTCGATATTTTTATAGTTATCGCGAATGTTGATGGCAATATCATAAAGTGCCTCAGGGAAGATTTCCCACCCTTTATCTAAGTTCATGCGGCGACCTGGCATTGCGTAATTATCATAATAACGATCTGGCATCCAGTCTCCAACACTATTTGGTGCTACATCCGGCGCTTTTACGCGTGATGGATGATAGAAGTTTACCCCAAGAGTATCGATCGTATTTTCTTTTAAAATAGCTAATTCTTCTTCTGTTGATTCCCAAATTACTTTGTCTTTTGTTAAAAGTTCCACTAATGCCGGTGGGAATTCACCGTAAACTGCTGTATGAAGGAACATTTCATTGCGCCATAGGTCCGCAATTCGCCCTGCTTCCACGTCTTCTGGCTTATCGCTTGCTGGATAAGAAGGCGTCAGGTTTAAGATGGTGCCTATTTTTGCACCCTTTTCGTTCATCTTCAAATCGCGGAATTCTTTGATTGCTTTTGCAGAAGCAAGGTTTAGATTGTATGCCACCTGCACTGCCTTTTTCCCGTCTACTACTTTTGGATAATGGAATTGGTACAAATATTGTCCATCAACAATTACCATTGGCTCATTAAATGTGAACCAGTGCTTGACACGATCGCCGAATAATTCGAAACAGCGACGAGCAAATTTTGCAAAAAGATCGACGACATGCTTGGATTCCCAACCGCCATATTTATGATATAGCTCTACTGGCAAATCAAAATGGTGTAAATTCATAACCGGTGTAATTCCTTGTTTAATAAATTCATCAATGACATTGTTATAAAAGCGTACCCCATCTTCGTTTAAGCTTGCTGTTTCGAAATCATCAATTAAACGTGTCCATTGAATGGAAGTACGAACAGAGTTTAAGTTGATATCTTTCATTAAAGCAATATCCTCTTCATAG
Proteins encoded:
- the mgrA gene encoding L-glyceraldehyde 3-phosphate reductase — protein: MMYIADENRYEKMLYNRVGKSGLKLSALSLGLWHNFGDVDLFENGRALVRRAFDLGITHFDLANNYGPPAGSAEENFAKILERDLKPYRDELIISTKAGYGMWAGPYGDGGSKKYLVASLDQSLKRMGLDYVDIYYHHRPDKETPLEETAEALDLLVRQGKALYVGVSNYSPEQTREIAEIFAAKKTPFIIHQPSYSMFNRWIEDGLKDVLVEKQLGAIAFSPLAQGLLTDRYLNGIPEDSRANRETGLWLHKENVNQTIGKVKALNHIAKERGQTLAEMAVAWILRDGIVTSVLIGASKVSQIEDNVKALDNIHFSEEELAAIDEVLKG
- a CDS encoding AGE family epimerase/isomerase, translating into MKKVEFIEELENRILPFWLNLVDKENGGFYGVVDYNLKIHPEAHKGGVLGARNLWTFSAAYQYKQDPAYLEAAHHAYEFLKNKLWDHENGGIYWIVDYKGNPVLSSKHVYAQSFALYGLSEYYKVSKDMEVLALAQKLFYLIENICYSEALNGYLEEFHADWTKKENVLLNEGAEAAFTTNSHLHIIEAYTTLYQIWPDEKLLSKIDNLLTLFHTHIFDHEKHYCQAAFDPNWNSIKDTFSFGHDIETSWLLTEALTVTKLDRPEIVEINKLMALEVAREGLADDGSLMDYKANDFIHPTRVWWGQAEAVIGFHNAYELTNIPNYLMYSEDVWKYIQASIHDQREGGEWYSRIDANGEVISSLRDTKYYSQENIVDSWKCPYHNARMCLEMIKRLTD
- a CDS encoding glycoside hydrolase family 1 protein; the protein is MKKFPKNFWWGAATSGPQSEGRFNKQHANVFDYWYEVEPELFYNHVGPDTASNFYNSYEEDIALMKDINLNSVRTSIQWTRLIDDFETASLNEDGVRFYNNVIDEFIKQGITPVMNLHHFDLPVELYHKYGGWESKHVVDLFAKFARRCFELFGDRVKHWFTFNEPMVIVDGQYLYQFHYPKVVDGKKAVQVAYNLNLASAKAIKEFRDLKMNEKGAKIGTILNLTPSYPASDKPEDVEAGRIADLWRNEMFLHTAVYGEFPPALVELLTKDKVIWESTEEELAILKENTIDTLGVNFYHPSRVKAPDVAPNSVGDWMPDRYYDNYAMPGRRMNLDKGWEIFPEALYDIAINIRDNYKNIEWFVSENGMGVSREDRFLNEEGVIEDDYRIEFIQEHLEWVHKGIEEGSNCYGYHLWTPIDCWSWMNAYRNRYGFISNNIHTQVKTIKKSGHWIKEVSANNGIE
- a CDS encoding ROK family protein, encoding MSLLVMDIGGSSVKFAVWEKEQLVDKGSFVTPKTWDEMKQEMVQLKGKIDAKYTIDGVAFSAPGAVNQSKGVIEGASAVPYIHHFPVFFELEELFGCPVSMENDANCAGLAEVWRGAAKGLQNVLFVVIGSGIGGAVIVDGKVRHGKHLFGGEFGYMLLKEDKTFSDLGTAVNMAKRYSKRMELENELSGKEVFELAEQGDEIAKEEVETFYHYLAIGIYNLQYSFDPEKIIIGGGVSSKEGLLDELNAHLAKVVESAKIAPFIPEVAICEFQNDANLIGAVYNYELAFGK